In a genomic window of Melanotaenia boesemani isolate fMelBoe1 chromosome 1, fMelBoe1.pri, whole genome shotgun sequence:
- the LOC121636606 gene encoding methylthioribulose-1-phosphate dehydratase, giving the protein MSALCGTSNDCQDAGQEATENQAKEHPRVLIPELCRLFYQLGWVTGTGGGISLRRGDQIFIAPSGVQKERIQPEDMFVCDVEEKDISCPPAWKKLKKSQCTPLFMNAYTMREAQAVIHTHSKAAVMATLLYPGKEFRITHQEMIKGIRKGTSGSNYRYDDMLVVPIIENTPEEKDLKDRMAHAMEEYPDSCAVLVRRHGVYVWGESWEKAKTMCECYDYLFDIAVQMKQCGLDPSALPFEEKGIV; this is encoded by the exons ATGTCAGCTTTGTGTGGCACCAGCAATGACTGCCAAGATGCAGGTCAGGAGGCCACAGAAAATCAG gCGAAGGAACATCCTCGTGTCCTCATTCCTGAGTTATGTCGGCTGTTCTACCAGCTGGGATGGGTGACGGGGACGGGAGGTGGGATCAGCCTGAGACGAGG AGACCAGATTTTCATAGCACCATCCGGAGTCCAGAAAGAGAGAATACAG CCAGAagatatgtttgtgtgtgacgtGGAGGagaaagacatcagctgtcCACCTGCCTGGAAGAAGTTAAAGAAGAGCCAGTGTACACCACTTTTTATGAACGCCTACACAATGAGAG AGGCACAGGCAGTTATACACACCCACTCCAAGGCTGCTGTCATGGCAACACTGCTGTATCCTGGCAAAGAGTTCAGGATCACACATCAGGAGATGATCAAGGGGATTCGTAAAGGAACCTCAGGCTCAAACTATCG GTATGATGACATGTTAGTGGTACCTATTAttgaaaacacaccagaggaGAAGGACTTGAAAGACCGGATGGCTCATGCAATGGAGGAATACCCTGATTCGTGTGCGGTTCTTGTCCGCCGACATGGCGTCTATGTTTGGGGCGAGTCATGGGAAAAAGCAAAAACGAT GTGTGAATGCTACGACTACCTGTTTGATATCGCAGTCCAGATGAAGCAGTGTGGATTGGACCCTTCAGCCCTTCCATTTGAAGAAAAGGGAATAGTCTGA